A single genomic interval of Phycisphaerae bacterium harbors:
- a CDS encoding sigma 54-interacting transcriptional regulator → MQSTYARSQEVILDSINEGVFTIDLDWRITSFNQAAERITGVDRQDAMGKPCCEVFRASICEGSCALRRTLSTGKPVVNATAHIVNQSGQRIPIRLSTAILKKPDGTVIGGVETFQDLSQIEQLQKQLTARYTFEDIVGRSPAMVSLFELLPRIAESDSTVLIEGESGTGKELFARAIHNLSRRRRKRFVAINCAALPDTLLESELFGHKAGAFTDARRDKPGRFALADGGTVFLDEIGDISPAMQVRLLRVLQERRIEPLGSVEPIKVDVRVVAATNKDLLSLVRAGKFREDLFYRIRVVYLKLPPLKQRREDIPLLIDRLIAKFSRLQGKDIAGVSPEVLARLMEHDYPGNVRELENIIEQAFVLCQGGLIELHHLPPELRPVTSQAGGEHGTPTTLKSMERLLIAEALRRHHGNRKRAAADLGINPSTLFRKLKALKIESPPTDGRSRPHMAK, encoded by the coding sequence GTGCAGTCGACATATGCTCGGTCCCAGGAGGTGATCCTCGATTCCATCAACGAGGGCGTCTTCACCATTGATCTCGACTGGCGGATCACGTCATTCAATCAGGCGGCCGAGCGCATCACCGGTGTTGACCGGCAGGACGCCATGGGGAAGCCCTGCTGCGAAGTGTTTCGCGCCAGCATCTGCGAAGGCTCCTGCGCCTTGCGCCGCACCTTGAGCACCGGCAAACCGGTCGTGAATGCCACCGCGCACATCGTTAATCAGTCAGGACAGCGCATTCCGATTCGCCTCTCCACCGCCATCCTGAAAAAACCCGATGGAACGGTTATCGGAGGAGTCGAGACGTTCCAGGATCTCAGCCAGATTGAACAGCTACAGAAGCAATTGACCGCCCGGTATACGTTTGAGGACATCGTCGGTCGCAGTCCGGCGATGGTCAGCTTGTTTGAACTCCTCCCTCGGATCGCCGAGAGCGACAGCACGGTACTCATCGAAGGAGAAAGCGGCACGGGCAAAGAACTGTTCGCTCGAGCGATTCATAATCTGTCACGCCGCAGGCGCAAGCGTTTCGTGGCCATCAATTGTGCCGCTCTGCCGGATACCCTGCTGGAGTCGGAGTTGTTCGGTCACAAAGCCGGAGCGTTCACCGATGCCCGCCGAGACAAGCCCGGGCGTTTCGCCCTCGCCGATGGCGGAACCGTCTTTCTCGACGAAATCGGCGATATCTCTCCGGCCATGCAGGTACGGCTGCTTCGTGTTCTGCAAGAACGTCGCATCGAACCCCTGGGATCGGTCGAGCCGATCAAGGTGGACGTTCGCGTCGTGGCTGCGACCAACAAGGATTTGCTCAGCCTCGTCCGCGCCGGAAAGTTCCGCGAAGACCTCTTCTATCGCATCCGCGTGGTCTATCTCAAGCTGCCACCTCTGAAGCAGCGTCGGGAGGATATTCCCTTGCTGATCGACCGACTCATCGCCAAGTTCAGCCGACTGCAGGGAAAGGATATCGCCGGAGTATCACCCGAGGTGTTGGCCCGGCTCATGGAGCATGACTATCCGGGCAACGTGCGCGAATTGGAGAATATCATCGAGCAGGCTTTCGTCCTGTGTCAGGGTGGCTTGATCGAACTGCACCACCTGCCACCGGAACTTCGCCCGGTAACCAGCCAAGCGGGCGGAGAACACGGCACCCCAACGACGCTCAAATCAATGGAACGCCTCCTCATCGCCGAGGCCCTCCGTCGCCATCACGGCAACCGCAAACGGGCTGCCGCCGATCTTGGAATCAACCCCAGCACGCTATTCCGCAAGCTCAAAGCCCTCAAAATCGAGAGCCCGCCCACCGATGGCCGTAGCAGACCTCACATGGCCAAATAG
- a CDS encoding 4Fe-4S binding protein: protein MAVVNRARCRACGLCVSACPREAIRMARCAEVDASLCSGCGACVDVCPVEAISLQPRES from the coding sequence GTGGCCGTGGTCAACCGGGCCCGGTGTCGGGCCTGCGGGTTGTGTGTTTCGGCGTGCCCAAGAGAAGCCATTCGGATGGCCCGCTGTGCCGAAGTGGATGCCTCCCTCTGCTCGGGTTGCGGCGCCTGCGTGGATGTGTGTCCAGTTGAAGCGATCAGTCTGCAACCCCGTGAATCGTGA
- a CDS encoding NifB/NifX family molybdenum-iron cluster-binding protein: MKVVVTAQGPTADSPVDPRFGRAQYLILADTETGECTAFENVANLNAVQGAGIQTGKRVVDLAAKAVITGHVGPKAFSTLSAAGIEVYTDASGTVNQAIEQFKAGALQRAQGADVKGHWA; this comes from the coding sequence ATGAAGGTGGTCGTGACAGCGCAGGGGCCGACGGCTGATTCGCCCGTAGACCCGCGTTTCGGCCGGGCTCAATACCTGATTCTTGCGGACACCGAGACTGGCGAGTGCACTGCGTTTGAAAACGTGGCCAACCTGAACGCGGTGCAGGGCGCCGGCATTCAGACAGGCAAAAGGGTCGTCGATCTGGCAGCCAAAGCGGTGATTACTGGACATGTGGGGCCCAAAGCCTTCTCAACGCTCTCGGCAGCCGGCATCGAGGTCTACACGGACGCATCGGGAACGGTTAACCAAGCTATCGAACAGTTCAAGGCCGGGGCACTCCAGCGGGCACAAGGCGCGGATGTCAAAGGCCACTGGGCGTAA
- a CDS encoding DUF5320 domain-containing protein, with amino-acid sequence MPAGDGTGPMGMGPMTGRAAGYCAGFGVPGFANPLPRMGWGRGGGWGRGGRGWRHWFYATGLPFWARMPVPGAVSPMAAEPTTEYQTQVLKAQAEQMEKTLEQIRKRIADLESMQSEAR; translated from the coding sequence ATGCCAGCAGGTGATGGAACAGGGCCAATGGGAATGGGGCCGATGACAGGCCGGGCCGCCGGCTACTGTGCCGGATTTGGCGTGCCGGGTTTCGCGAATCCCCTACCGAGAATGGGTTGGGGACGAGGAGGCGGTTGGGGACGCGGTGGCCGCGGATGGCGTCACTGGTTCTATGCGACGGGTTTGCCCTTCTGGGCGCGAATGCCCGTGCCCGGCGCCGTGTCCCCGATGGCCGCTGAGCCGACGACTGAGTATCAGACGCAGGTTCTGAAGGCTCAGGCCGAACAGATGGAAAAAACCCTCGAGCAAATCCGCAAACGGATTGCGGATCTCGAGTCGATGCAATCAGAAGCCCGGTAG
- a CDS encoding class I SAM-dependent methyltransferase produces MNMEPDYFAKAAATWDNEPRRIALMKAVGEAILREVRPTREMDALDYGCGTGLIGLFILPHVRSVTGADSSSAMLNVLRKKIAESGVSNMSVIKLDLQHDPLPAERYHLIVTNMTLHHVADADAVMRAFCELLWPGGMLGIADLDTEPGIFHPPHAAGSVHHNGFDRGELKIRLEEIGFEETRDTTAHTIRRPVQDGSEHEFPVFLITARRPC; encoded by the coding sequence ATGAATATGGAACCTGACTACTTTGCCAAAGCCGCCGCGACCTGGGACAACGAACCGCGCCGCATCGCCTTGATGAAGGCGGTCGGCGAGGCAATACTTCGCGAAGTGCGACCCACCAGAGAGATGGATGCTCTCGATTACGGCTGCGGAACAGGGCTGATTGGCCTCTTCATCCTGCCGCACGTCCGCAGCGTGACCGGGGCCGACAGTTCCTCTGCAATGCTAAACGTGCTTCGCAAGAAAATCGCCGAGAGCGGCGTCAGCAACATGAGCGTCATCAAGCTCGATCTACAGCACGATCCCCTGCCCGCTGAACGCTATCACCTGATCGTCACCAACATGACCCTTCATCACGTTGCCGATGCGGACGCGGTGATGAGGGCTTTCTGTGAACTGCTATGGCCGGGCGGAATGCTGGGCATTGCCGATCTGGACACCGAGCCGGGCATCTTTCATCCCCCGCACGCCGCCGGCAGCGTGCATCATAACGGATTCGACCGGGGCGAACTCAAGATCCGGCTTGAGGAAATCGGATTTGAGGAGACCCGGGACACCACTGCTCACACCATTCGCAGGCCCGTGCAGGACGGCAGCGAACACGAGTTCCCGGTGTTTCTGATCACCGCCAGACGCCCGTGCTGA
- a CDS encoding 4Fe-4S binding protein: MRELVVISGKGGTGKTSIAASLAVLAGRCVVADCDVDAADLHLVLSPQVKECHDFYSGHQAVIRQADCTSCGMCLAHCRFGAVVRRFPEGSSGVIVGSTSYDCHSCAYCERSCPARDNDMIQAMSEAIGETRQGALAVDPIACEGCGVCVQVCPVRAIDFPERLCGEWMVSETRCGPMVHARLGVASENSGKLVSIVRGNARRIAEERSIELIIIDGAPGLGCPVIASITGAGLVLVVTEPTLSGEHDLRRVIQLTRHFGIVATVCVNKWDLNPEMSELIEAYCREHFIPVAGRIRYDRAFTEAQIDARAVVEASDHGASEDIRRLWDAIRDGFDTLTLQEDPHHGTSSS; encoded by the coding sequence ATGAGAGAACTGGTCGTCATCAGCGGCAAGGGCGGAACAGGCAAGACGTCGATTGCCGCCTCGCTGGCCGTCCTGGCCGGCCGATGCGTGGTGGCTGACTGTGACGTCGATGCCGCCGATCTTCATCTTGTTCTCTCACCGCAGGTCAAGGAGTGCCATGACTTCTACAGCGGTCATCAGGCAGTCATTCGTCAGGCGGACTGCACCAGTTGTGGGATGTGCCTGGCGCATTGCAGATTCGGCGCCGTGGTACGGCGGTTCCCGGAGGGAAGCTCGGGAGTGATTGTCGGGAGCACGTCCTATGATTGTCATTCCTGCGCTTACTGCGAAAGATCCTGCCCCGCAAGAGACAACGACATGATTCAGGCTATGAGCGAAGCGATAGGTGAAACGCGGCAAGGCGCGCTGGCGGTTGACCCGATCGCCTGCGAAGGATGCGGTGTCTGCGTCCAGGTCTGCCCGGTGCGCGCGATTGACTTTCCGGAGCGTTTGTGCGGCGAGTGGATGGTGTCCGAGACCCGTTGCGGCCCGATGGTGCACGCCAGGCTGGGCGTCGCCTCCGAGAACTCCGGGAAGCTCGTCAGTATCGTTCGCGGTAATGCCCGCCGTATCGCCGAGGAGCGGAGCATCGAGTTGATTATCATCGATGGTGCACCGGGGTTAGGCTGCCCGGTCATTGCGTCGATCACCGGGGCGGGGCTTGTGCTGGTGGTCACGGAGCCGACGCTGAGCGGCGAGCACGACTTGAGACGGGTCATCCAGTTGACCCGCCATTTCGGCATCGTTGCGACCGTGTGCGTCAACAAGTGGGACCTGAACCCCGAGATGTCAGAACTCATCGAAGCGTATTGTCGGGAGCATTTCATCCCGGTGGCCGGCCGGATTCGCTACGACCGCGCATTCACCGAGGCACAGATCGACGCTCGAGCCGTTGTGGAAGCATCCGATCATGGGGCTTCGGAGGACATACGTCGTCTGTGGGATGCCATCCGGGACGGTTTCGATACGCTCACCCTTCAGGAGGATCCGCATCATGGGACGTCCTCATCGTGA
- a CDS encoding peroxiredoxin produces the protein MCCENKLPLIGEKAPSFKAETTQGPITFPDDFKGKWVVFFSHPADFTPVCTTEFMTFACMQPDFEKLNCKLLGLSIDSTYSHIAWLRTIKEKIDYKGMKGVEIDFPVISDLTMEVSRAFGMLQPAASNTQAVRAVFIIDPQAIVRAILYYPLSNGRNMDEIKRLLIAMQTSDKHNVATPANWQPGDDVIVPPPGSCGTAKERVEKAASDTRVLDWFMTLRKCPK, from the coding sequence ATGTGCTGCGAGAACAAGCTTCCGCTGATCGGCGAAAAGGCCCCGTCTTTCAAAGCGGAAACCACCCAGGGGCCTATCACCTTCCCCGATGATTTCAAGGGCAAGTGGGTTGTGTTCTTCTCTCATCCGGCGGACTTCACGCCGGTCTGCACGACCGAGTTCATGACTTTTGCCTGCATGCAGCCGGACTTCGAAAAGCTCAACTGCAAGCTGTTGGGTCTGTCCATTGACAGCACCTACAGCCACATCGCCTGGCTGCGAACGATCAAGGAAAAGATCGATTACAAGGGCATGAAAGGCGTCGAGATCGACTTCCCCGTCATCAGCGACTTGACGATGGAGGTCTCCAGGGCGTTCGGCATGCTCCAGCCGGCGGCGAGCAACACCCAGGCAGTGCGGGCGGTGTTTATCATCGATCCGCAGGCCATTGTCAGGGCGATTCTGTACTACCCGCTCAGCAACGGACGGAACATGGATGAGATCAAACGATTGCTGATCGCCATGCAGACGTCGGACAAGCACAACGTCGCCACGCCGGCCAACTGGCAGCCGGGCGACGACGTTATCGTGCCCCCGCCGGGATCCTGCGGCACCGCCAAGGAGCGCGTCGAGAAAGCCGCGTCGGATACACGGGTGCTCGACTGGTTCATGACCCTGAGAAAGTGCCCGAAATGA
- a CDS encoding aminotransferase class I/II-fold pyridoxal phosphate-dependent enzyme, whose translation MAPDPLTPYGNRPMVTPIVNAVNYEYLSFDVLRQITDGEIDGYTYHRDDNPTVREVERKIAALEGAEDCVVCTSGMAACTMVYLTYLKTGDHLIIFHDTYGANYKVSLILERMGVQITWLDADEADRIGKHIRPNTQMIFLETPSNPLCKIIDVGAVRQAADSVGAMLVVDNTFATPYHQHPLELGADLVVHSATKALGGHNDLMAGAIAGSKEHYNTLWFTRQAIGSTLDAYSAFLLDRGLKTFELRAEAISRRAQIVAEFLAQHPKVTRILYPGLTSHPGHAVAVRQMHGGFGGMLAFDVGEDEEDAKRFVAALKTIYHAVSLGSTESLICIPYLTTMLYLPPERRTMFGVRKNTVRLSIGIEPAEKLVKDLKQALACVPERAVQNF comes from the coding sequence ATGGCCCCCGATCCCTTGACTCCGTATGGCAACCGGCCGATGGTCACGCCCATCGTCAATGCCGTGAACTATGAATACCTCTCTTTCGACGTGCTCCGCCAGATTACCGACGGCGAGATCGACGGCTATACCTACCACCGCGATGACAATCCGACGGTTCGCGAGGTCGAACGGAAGATCGCCGCGCTCGAAGGGGCCGAGGACTGCGTCGTCTGCACCTCCGGGATGGCCGCGTGTACGATGGTGTATCTGACGTATCTCAAAACCGGCGACCACCTGATCATCTTCCACGACACCTACGGGGCGAACTACAAGGTGTCGTTGATCCTGGAGCGGATGGGTGTGCAGATCACCTGGCTCGATGCCGACGAGGCTGACCGGATCGGCAAGCACATTCGGCCCAACACACAGATGATCTTCCTGGAAACGCCCAGCAACCCGCTGTGCAAGATTATCGACGTGGGCGCGGTCCGCCAGGCGGCCGATTCCGTCGGGGCCATGCTCGTCGTGGACAACACCTTCGCCACTCCTTACCACCAGCATCCGCTGGAATTGGGAGCAGACCTTGTCGTTCACAGTGCCACCAAGGCTCTCGGGGGACATAACGATCTCATGGCCGGCGCGATCGCCGGTTCGAAGGAGCACTACAATACGTTGTGGTTCACCCGCCAGGCGATCGGCAGCACCCTGGACGCCTACTCGGCGTTTCTCCTGGACCGCGGGCTCAAAACGTTTGAGCTGCGGGCCGAGGCCATTTCCCGGCGGGCCCAGATTGTCGCCGAGTTCCTGGCGCAGCACCCCAAGGTGACCCGCATTCTGTACCCTGGTCTCACCAGCCACCCGGGGCATGCCGTCGCGGTGCGCCAGATGCATGGAGGGTTCGGCGGGATGCTGGCTTTTGACGTCGGCGAAGATGAAGAGGACGCCAAGCGTTTTGTCGCGGCGCTCAAGACCATCTATCACGCGGTCAGCCTCGGGTCGACGGAGTCACTGATCTGTATTCCGTATTTGACTACGATGCTTTACCTGCCGCCCGAGCGGCGAACCATGTTCGGCGTCCGCAAGAACACGGTACGGCTTTCGATCGGCATCGAACCGGCCGAAAAGCTCGTCAAGGATCTGAAGCAGGCGCTGGCATGCGTGCCGGAAAGGGCGGTGCAGAACTTTTGA
- a CDS encoding NifB/NifX family molybdenum-iron cluster-binding protein, producing the protein MKIAIPQWQDRVSPVFDVAGNLLVVDVANGREEARLKVDLTATEPLRRAQQVAGLAPDVLICGAISWPLEMALTSAGVRVISHICGGIDEVLEAFANGNLADERFIMPGCCRRRHMRGRRYRHGGLGGPRGVR; encoded by the coding sequence ATGAAAATCGCGATTCCTCAGTGGCAGGATCGGGTGTCGCCGGTGTTCGATGTCGCCGGCAATCTGCTGGTTGTCGACGTGGCGAACGGGCGGGAAGAAGCTCGCCTGAAGGTCGACCTGACCGCCACGGAACCGCTGCGGCGGGCGCAGCAGGTAGCAGGACTGGCACCGGATGTACTGATTTGCGGGGCCATTTCCTGGCCGCTGGAAATGGCCCTGACCTCTGCGGGGGTGCGAGTCATCTCGCATATCTGCGGCGGGATTGACGAGGTGCTGGAGGCTTTCGCGAACGGCAACCTGGCAGATGAGAGGTTCATTATGCCCGGTTGTTGCCGTCGCCGGCATATGCGAGGCCGACGATATCGCCACGGCGGTCTTGGCGGCCCGAGGGGGGTGCGGTGA
- a CDS encoding ATP-binding protein, which yields MRIAIASGKGGTGKTTVATNLAYVASLDGRTVAYVDCDVEEPNGHLFLKPEWLVSKPVTRPVPQVDETRCTQCGRCGEICQYSAIVPLGTTVLVYPELCHGCGGCKLVCPAGAITETPRQIGVLEMGWSGDIQFNRGVLNIGEAMSPPLIRQVKSAPPKTDLTLIDAPPGTSCPVIASVRGADCVVLVTEPTPFGLHDLKLAVEMVRTLNLPPGVVVNRADAGNRATWEYCSGNQIPVLAEIPDDRRVAEAYSRGQLAALLSQEYRDRFRSLLREVTTLATSPRPHAVMSGGGSR from the coding sequence ATGAGAATCGCTATAGCCAGCGGCAAGGGCGGGACCGGCAAAACCACGGTGGCGACGAACCTGGCCTACGTAGCCTCGCTCGACGGCCGCACCGTTGCCTACGTTGACTGTGACGTGGAAGAGCCCAATGGACACTTGTTTCTCAAACCGGAGTGGCTGGTAAGCAAGCCGGTCACGCGCCCCGTGCCGCAGGTCGATGAAACCAGGTGCACGCAGTGCGGTCGCTGCGGCGAGATTTGCCAGTACAGCGCGATCGTGCCGCTCGGAACCACGGTGTTGGTTTACCCCGAACTCTGTCATGGCTGCGGCGGATGCAAGCTGGTGTGCCCGGCGGGGGCCATCACCGAGACCCCACGCCAGATCGGCGTTCTGGAAATGGGATGGTCGGGAGACATCCAGTTCAACCGCGGCGTGCTGAACATCGGCGAAGCGATGAGCCCGCCGCTGATCCGGCAGGTCAAGTCGGCGCCCCCCAAGACGGATCTGACGTTGATCGACGCCCCGCCCGGCACCTCGTGTCCGGTGATCGCAAGCGTTCGCGGCGCTGACTGCGTCGTGCTGGTAACCGAGCCGACACCCTTCGGGCTGCACGATCTCAAACTGGCCGTTGAGATGGTCAGGACGCTGAATCTCCCGCCGGGCGTTGTGGTGAACCGAGCGGATGCCGGTAACCGGGCCACGTGGGAGTATTGCAGCGGGAATCAGATTCCGGTTCTAGCGGAGATACCAGATGATCGGCGAGTCGCCGAGGCGTATTCGCGAGGACAATTGGCCGCGTTGCTTTCGCAAGAGTACCGGGATCGCTTCAGAAGCCTGCTTCGCGAAGTGACGACACTGGCGACCTCTCCGCGGCCTCATGCCGTGATGAGCGGAGGGGGTTCGCGATGA
- a CDS encoding ARMT1-like domain-containing protein, which yields MQTYLDCVPCFVRQALDSARHLTGSPEVHERLLREVLALASTMSFDSPPPVMGRLIHRRLRELTGQADPYEAAKRKANEFALRLYPDLKHVVISSRDPFAAAVRFAIGGNVIDLGVKTGLTESDIRSAIREAIEGQVDPDAVAALRQTAMPAGDILYLADNAGEIVFDRLLIEQMPPGSVTVVVKAGPIINDATREDAEAAGLADFVEVIDNGDDAPGTILDRCSPAFRKRFDAAELIIAKGQGNYETLNECGHRNLFFLLKVKCGVIARDLQCRLGEMAVRKHGVVSQSPLKRPGDDFDRLAEEAHS from the coding sequence GTGCAGACCTATCTGGACTGTGTGCCTTGCTTTGTGCGGCAAGCACTTGACTCAGCCCGCCACCTGACCGGCTCGCCGGAAGTGCATGAACGACTTCTGCGCGAGGTGTTGGCGCTGGCGTCAACGATGTCCTTCGACAGTCCGCCGCCGGTAATGGGTCGTCTGATCCATCGCCGACTTCGAGAACTTACCGGCCAGGCTGATCCTTACGAGGCGGCCAAGCGGAAGGCCAACGAGTTTGCCCTGCGGCTCTATCCGGACCTCAAGCACGTGGTCATCAGTTCGAGAGACCCGTTTGCGGCCGCGGTCAGGTTCGCCATTGGCGGCAATGTGATCGACTTGGGCGTCAAGACGGGCCTGACCGAGAGTGACATCCGCTCGGCCATCCGCGAAGCGATCGAAGGGCAGGTGGATCCGGATGCCGTTGCGGCACTCCGGCAGACGGCCATGCCCGCGGGTGACATCCTATACCTGGCCGACAACGCCGGTGAGATCGTCTTTGATCGTTTGTTGATCGAGCAGATGCCGCCCGGAAGCGTGACCGTTGTGGTCAAGGCCGGTCCGATCATCAACGATGCCACGCGGGAGGATGCCGAAGCCGCCGGCCTGGCGGATTTCGTGGAGGTGATCGACAACGGGGACGACGCGCCGGGGACCATCCTGGACCGGTGCAGCCCGGCGTTTCGCAAACGGTTCGATGCCGCGGAGCTGATCATCGCCAAGGGGCAGGGCAACTATGAAACGCTCAATGAGTGCGGTCATCGCAACCTGTTTTTTCTGCTCAAGGTCAAATGTGGCGTCATCGCCCGTGATCTCCAGTGCCGCCTGGGCGAGATGGCCGTGCGGAAACATGGGGTTGTCTCGCAGAGCCCTCTTAAGCGGCCCGGTGATGATTTCGACCGGCTGGCGGAGGAGGCACACTCATGA
- a CDS encoding NifB/NifX family molybdenum-iron cluster-binding protein, giving the protein MKIAVPVANGRLCPHFGHCSQFVIHEVDPATRRTIRREYLTPPPHEPGILPRWLHEQGVNAVIAGGMGQRAQQLFAQSGIEVIVGAPDRDPDEIVAAYLAGSLEAGENVCDH; this is encoded by the coding sequence ATGAAGATTGCCGTACCAGTCGCGAATGGCCGTTTGTGCCCCCACTTCGGGCACTGCTCGCAGTTTGTGATCCATGAAGTGGATCCCGCGACGCGCAGAACGATCCGAAGAGAATACCTGACACCACCGCCCCACGAACCGGGCATATTGCCACGCTGGCTGCATGAGCAAGGGGTCAACGCCGTGATCGCCGGAGGCATGGGCCAACGGGCACAGCAATTGTTCGCCCAGAGCGGCATCGAGGTGATCGTCGGTGCGCCCGACAGAGACCCCGATGAAATTGTTGCCGCCTATCTGGCAGGGTCGCTCGAGGCAGGTGAGAATGTCTGCGACCACTGA
- a CDS encoding MBL fold metallo-hydrolase — translation MLSITVLVENTANRLNLLAEHGLAFWIERDGRRILFDTGQGLAMQHNAAVLGIDLSAVDEIALSHGHYDHTGGLAAALSNFRQAKVYAHLAAFRTRFVKDHDGQVRPVGAPVESRDWLSSRVGQMIATRGGPVGLGGGIWLTGEIPRRNEYEDTGGAFYLDEACTAADLVIDDQAMFIETTKGLVVLLGCAHAGVVNTLEHIRAATGEARIHAIMGGMHLLAAGERRMAETAARLSSLNIEHVGLGHCTGFAAMARLHRELPSRCFHCVTGTRLVFD, via the coding sequence ATGCTGTCAATCACCGTACTGGTCGAGAATACCGCCAACCGCTTGAATCTGCTGGCCGAGCACGGACTGGCCTTCTGGATCGAACGAGACGGCCGTCGCATTCTGTTCGACACGGGCCAGGGCTTGGCGATGCAGCACAACGCGGCGGTCCTGGGTATCGATTTGTCCGCCGTCGATGAGATCGCCCTGAGCCACGGCCACTACGATCACACCGGCGGACTGGCGGCGGCATTGTCGAACTTCAGGCAGGCGAAGGTGTACGCGCACCTCGCGGCCTTTCGCACGCGATTCGTCAAGGATCACGACGGCCAGGTGCGTCCCGTCGGTGCTCCCGTCGAATCCCGCGACTGGTTGAGTTCCCGCGTCGGGCAGATGATCGCCACCAGGGGCGGACCTGTCGGCTTGGGCGGCGGCATCTGGCTCACCGGTGAGATACCCCGCCGGAATGAGTATGAGGACACGGGGGGCGCATTCTACCTCGACGAGGCCTGCACCGCAGCAGACCTGGTCATCGATGACCAGGCAATGTTCATCGAGACAACCAAAGGGCTCGTCGTATTGCTGGGCTGCGCGCATGCCGGCGTCGTGAACACGCTGGAGCACATTCGCGCAGCCACCGGCGAGGCCCGCATCCACGCGATCATGGGCGGGATGCATCTGTTGGCCGCCGGGGAGCGACGCATGGCTGAGACGGCCGCGCGGTTGTCGAGCCTGAATATCGAGCACGTAGGCCTCGGCCACTGCACCGGATTTGCGGCCATGGCAAGACTTCACCGGGAACTCCCAAGTCGGTGCTTTCATTGCGTGACTGGAACGCGTTTGGTGTTCGACTGA
- the tsaA gene encoding tRNA (N6-threonylcarbamoyladenosine(37)-N6)-methyltransferase TrmO, protein MTLEARPIGIIHTPFIQPAGTPIQPVYAAYAEGTVEVFKPFAEGLADLEGFERIWLLYWCHCSAAPRMRVIPYRDTQERGLFATRAPARPNPIGLSCVRLLRIEKDVLHVCELDILDGTPLLDIKPYVPAFDSFPDAGSGWLTEERTGRTIADDRFHVDKNPTDGR, encoded by the coding sequence ATGACCTTGGAAGCAAGACCCATTGGAATCATTCACACTCCGTTTATCCAACCGGCAGGCACGCCGATCCAGCCGGTGTATGCCGCCTACGCCGAGGGAACCGTCGAGGTGTTCAAGCCCTTCGCGGAAGGGCTTGCGGATCTCGAGGGATTCGAGCGAATCTGGCTTCTTTATTGGTGCCACTGCTCGGCGGCCCCAAGGATGCGGGTCATCCCTTATCGCGACACACAAGAACGTGGTCTGTTCGCCACGCGGGCCCCGGCCCGGCCGAACCCCATCGGCCTGTCATGCGTCCGGCTGCTGCGTATCGAAAAAGACGTTCTCCACGTCTGCGAGCTGGACATACTCGACGGCACGCCGCTGCTGGACATCAAACCTTATGTGCCCGCGTTCGACAGCTTCCCGGACGCTGGAAGCGGCTGGCTGACTGAGGAGCGAACGGGACGGACGATTGCTGACGACAGATTCCATGTGGACAAGAATCCGACCGATGGACGATGA